In a single window of the Synechococcus sp. MW101C3 genome:
- a CDS encoding type IV pilus twitching motility protein PilT, with product MTSSLFPPSSVPAPDSHPAGVDGVDPAPAPPRPSVATPCTLEEVVRVAFEAKCSDVHLGVGEEPRLRFRGDMQMTGWPIITNQRFSEWLNEILSQEDRQAFRSDKEFDGSHSFGFVRVRINLFESLLGPAMVLRLIPFEVPTLESLGFPDVFKHLLKYTKGLILMTGPTGCGKSTTLAAMINWMNSTQSKHILTIEDPVEFVHVSKSCLVRQREIGHHTKLFSTALRAALREDPDVLLIGEIRDQETLSTALEAAQTGHLVFGTLHTNSAVKTVERMLGMFPSEEQKSIRTSVAESLLAVISQGLLKTTEGGRIAYHDIFINTDACRDYLLRGEFDEVEEIMKRSSFEGMKTLNQSLLELVVAGKVSADEALAVSLKRGELSQALRGRE from the coding sequence ATGACCAGTTCCCTGTTTCCCCCTAGCTCGGTGCCTGCGCCCGACTCCCACCCCGCCGGCGTGGATGGTGTAGATCCGGCCCCAGCGCCACCACGGCCATCCGTGGCTACGCCCTGCACACTGGAGGAGGTGGTGCGCGTGGCTTTTGAGGCCAAGTGCTCAGATGTGCACCTCGGCGTCGGTGAGGAACCGCGGTTGCGCTTTCGCGGCGATATGCAGATGACCGGTTGGCCGATCATCACGAACCAACGGTTCTCGGAGTGGCTGAATGAGATTCTCTCTCAGGAGGATCGTCAGGCTTTTCGCAGCGATAAGGAATTCGACGGATCACATTCTTTCGGTTTCGTGAGGGTGCGGATCAACCTCTTTGAATCGCTTCTTGGCCCAGCCATGGTGCTGCGGCTTATCCCCTTTGAGGTCCCCACACTGGAATCCCTTGGGTTTCCGGATGTCTTTAAGCATCTTCTCAAGTACACCAAGGGCCTGATCCTGATGACAGGCCCCACGGGCTGCGGCAAATCCACCACTCTAGCCGCAATGATCAATTGGATGAATTCAACTCAGTCGAAGCACATCCTCACCATTGAGGATCCAGTTGAATTCGTTCATGTCAGCAAATCCTGTCTGGTGCGGCAGCGTGAGATCGGCCACCACACAAAGTTGTTCTCCACTGCTCTGCGGGCGGCATTGCGGGAAGATCCTGATGTGTTGCTGATCGGGGAGATTCGCGACCAGGAAACCCTCTCCACTGCCTTGGAGGCTGCTCAGACCGGCCACTTGGTCTTCGGCACGCTCCACACTAACTCCGCCGTAAAAACCGTTGAGCGGATGCTGGGTATGTTTCCGTCCGAAGAACAAAAATCAATCCGCACAAGTGTGGCCGAATCGTTGTTGGCGGTGATCTCGCAGGGGCTGCTCAAGACGACTGAAGGTGGCCGAATCGCTTACCACGACATTTTCATCAACACCGATGCCTGCCGGGATTACCTCCTTCGCGGCGAATTCGACGAGGTGGAGGAAATCATGAAACGCAGTTCGTTTGAAGGCATGAAAACATTGAACCAGTCCCTTCTTGAGCTGGTAGTGGCAGGCAAAGTGAGTGCGGATGAGGCGTTGGCCGTGAGCCTCAAGCGTGGTGAGCTCTCCCAGGCCCTACGAGGCCGCGAATAG
- the tsaD gene encoding tRNA (adenosine(37)-N6)-threonylcarbamoyltransferase complex transferase subunit TsaD — protein MNTVLAVETSCDESAAAVVRGEQVLASAVASQIAEHARWGGVVPEIASRRHVEALPQLIASVMAESGLGFADLDGIAATVAPGLVGALLVGSVTARTLARLHDRPFVGVHHLEGHLCSVHLGDPLPEGPFLVLLVSGGHTELIRVDGAGHYRRLGRSHDDAAGEAFDKVARLLGLGYPGGPAIQAAGALGDPLRFPLPKGRVSRPEGGYHPYDFSFSGLKTAVLRLVQSLRAGTGAAGPADPPSTGELAPQDLADVAASFELAVVDVLVERSCRCARDEGLGTLVLVGGVAANQRLRQRLEERCGALGLHWRRAPLAYCTDNAAMIGVAAAQRLAAGSSSSTALGVAARLPLQQSDALYEQQPCF, from the coding sequence TTGAACACCGTTCTGGCCGTCGAAACAAGTTGTGACGAGTCAGCGGCGGCCGTGGTGCGCGGCGAGCAGGTGCTCGCCAGTGCCGTGGCTTCCCAGATCGCCGAACATGCTCGCTGGGGAGGTGTGGTGCCCGAGATTGCCTCGCGGCGGCACGTGGAGGCGCTGCCCCAGTTGATCGCCAGTGTGATGGCCGAATCCGGCCTCGGCTTCGCCGACCTCGACGGCATCGCCGCCACCGTGGCGCCGGGCCTGGTGGGGGCCCTGCTGGTGGGCTCGGTCACAGCCCGCACGCTGGCGCGGCTGCACGATCGTCCCTTCGTGGGGGTGCACCACCTCGAAGGCCATCTCTGTTCCGTCCACCTGGGAGACCCCCTGCCGGAGGGTCCGTTCCTGGTGCTGTTGGTGAGCGGCGGCCACACCGAGCTGATCCGCGTCGACGGCGCCGGCCACTACCGGCGGCTTGGCCGCAGCCACGACGACGCGGCCGGCGAGGCCTTCGACAAAGTGGCACGGCTGCTTGGGCTGGGGTATCCCGGCGGTCCGGCGATCCAGGCGGCCGGAGCGCTGGGGGATCCCCTGCGCTTTCCACTGCCGAAAGGGCGCGTGTCGAGGCCGGAAGGGGGCTACCACCCCTACGACTTCAGCTTCAGCGGGCTGAAGACGGCCGTACTCCGCCTTGTGCAGTCGCTGCGCGCCGGCACCGGTGCCGCGGGGCCGGCGGATCCGCCTTCAACTGGGGAATTGGCTCCGCAGGACCTGGCTGATGTGGCCGCCAGCTTCGAACTGGCCGTGGTCGACGTGCTGGTGGAGCGCAGTTGCCGCTGCGCCCGCGACGAGGGACTCGGCACCCTGGTGCTGGTGGGCGGGGTGGCCGCCAACCAACGCCTGCGCCAGCGGCTGGAGGAACGCTGCGGCGCGCTGGGGCTGCACTGGCGCCGGGCACCACTTGCCTATTGCACCGACAACGCCGCCATGATCGGCGTGGCAGCAGCCCAGCGGCTTGCCGCCGGATCCAGCAGCAGCACGGCCCTGGGTGTGGCGGCCCGCCTGCCATTGCAGCAAAGCGACGCGCTCTACGAGCAACAGCCTTGCTTTTGA
- a CDS encoding Photosystem I reaction center subunit III, with translation MRRLFAVLISALLIFGFAPVAHADVAGLTPCSESPRFQQRAAAAATPQAKARFEMYSQAVCGTDGLPHLIVDGRWSHAGDFMIPGIAFLYIAGCIGWAGRVYLQAIRGSKDATMREIQIDVPLALKSTIAAATWPLAAFSEFTSGKLLESDSKVTVSPR, from the coding sequence ATGCGCCGCCTTTTCGCCGTTCTGATTTCCGCCCTGCTGATCTTCGGCTTCGCCCCTGTGGCCCATGCCGATGTGGCCGGGCTCACCCCCTGCTCCGAAAGCCCCCGCTTTCAGCAGCGTGCCGCCGCCGCTGCCACTCCGCAGGCCAAAGCCCGCTTCGAGATGTACAGCCAGGCCGTGTGCGGCACCGATGGCCTGCCCCACCTGATCGTTGATGGCCGCTGGAGCCATGCCGGCGACTTCATGATCCCTGGCATCGCCTTCCTCTACATCGCCGGTTGCATCGGCTGGGCCGGTCGCGTGTACCTGCAGGCCATCCGTGGCAGCAAGGACGCCACCATGCGCGAGATCCAGATCGATGTGCCCCTCGCCCTGAAGAGCACCATCGCTGCAGCCACCTGGCCTCTGGCGGCCTTCAGCGAATTCACCAGCGGCAAGCTGCTGGAATCCGATTCCAAGGTCACCGTTTCACCGCGCTGA
- the psaJ gene encoding photosystem I reaction center subunit IX, with product MKKFLTTAPVFAAIWFTVTAGIMIEFNRFFPDLLFHPL from the coding sequence ATGAAGAAATTCCTCACCACAGCCCCTGTTTTCGCTGCGATCTGGTTCACCGTCACCGCCGGAATCATGATCGAATTCAATCGCTTCTTCCCGGATCTTCTGTTCCATCCCCTTTGA
- the gmk gene encoding guanylate kinase, protein MAATKAAAAGPGQLTVITGPSGVGKGTLVAALRRRHPQIWLSVSATTRAPRSGEQDGEHYFFMSREQFEQQVAAEGLLEWAEFAGNLYGTPRAPVSEHLAQGQPVLLEIELEGARQVRRSFPQGFQVFIEPPSLEELERRIRGRGTDDDSAIERRLRRAREELAAAAEFDAVVVNGDLDTAIGELEALLQLAGS, encoded by the coding sequence ATGGCAGCAACAAAGGCAGCAGCGGCGGGTCCGGGACAACTCACGGTGATCACCGGCCCCAGCGGCGTGGGCAAGGGCACACTCGTGGCCGCGCTGCGCCGGCGCCATCCGCAGATCTGGCTGTCTGTGTCCGCCACCACGCGCGCGCCCCGCAGCGGCGAACAGGACGGGGAGCACTACTTCTTCATGAGCCGGGAGCAGTTCGAGCAGCAGGTGGCTGCCGAAGGGCTGCTGGAGTGGGCGGAATTCGCCGGCAACCTTTACGGCACGCCACGGGCGCCCGTCAGCGAGCATCTGGCCCAGGGGCAACCGGTGCTGCTGGAAATCGAACTGGAGGGGGCCCGCCAGGTGCGGCGCAGCTTCCCGCAGGGATTCCAGGTGTTTATCGAACCTCCGTCGCTGGAGGAACTGGAGCGGCGCATCCGCGGCCGCGGCACCGACGACGACAGCGCGATCGAACGGCGCCTGCGCCGGGCCCGGGAGGAACTGGCGGCCGCCGCTGAGTTCGACGCCGTGGTGGTGAACGGCGACTTGGACACCGCCATCGGCGAGCTGGAAGCCCTGCTGCAACTGGCCGGCAGCTGA